In Clarias gariepinus isolate MV-2021 ecotype Netherlands chromosome 21, CGAR_prim_01v2, whole genome shotgun sequence, the sequence ATAAGTTTGAATTGCAGTAATGTAAACCTCAAACCCAAAGGACTGGGATAAAGCCCTTGGATTTACAGCCTCTTATTGTGATAAAATTGTCCATCGGTGAGTGGGATCCCCATACTGTGGTTGGGAAAACAACACTGGAGTGGTCAAAAGATTCAGAGATCACAGTCGGTAAAATGATTCGAACTTCTTGCTAGACAGAAGTTTTTCCTGATTGGCCAGAGACCGGATGGATTCTGTTCAGGTTAGACTGCTTTTCCTCTGTCCCCTGAATGTTCAGTGCTGAATTTCTCTCCCAGAATTTCCAGGCTTGAATTTTGACTTGATCTGAATTGagcttcataaaaaaaagacacattgaatatactttttaaatattaggcaagtgatttttagaatataaaattaaatgtacagtatactgtatggtaATCAAAATTTCACagctatatataattataatatatccttcaaataattatgatgGCAATCTGTTTCCATATAAATTGTGTGTTTTGTacaaaataaagacagaaatcTTCACAGctgataaaattatttaataaacatattaaaaagtATACTTATAACTGAAATATTAGACATACCGTGAGCAGTTACCAAAAGCCACCTAAAACGACATTACATATTTGAATGCActaaatatttaagaaaaagacatttattaaaaacaagaagACCATGATTCTGAGTACAATTATGGTATTAGGATCATATACAGATAGGGTTTGCCACGTACATATAAAAGTGTAACCAGACATAAGGCTGTTTATATTTTTGAGGTCTGTCATGCAATTAACCCAGAaaaatgttcacacacacaacaactaCTGTACGTATAAGCATATTGATGATTTCATGTAGATGATGAGGTGTCAACCAAGTTCAAATTTTTCAAGTCATATCAACTATACACTAAAAGTCAAagtacaaatatacaaaaagtaATCAGTCTTAAAGTAAATACACATTACTCAAGACTAGTCAGATGACCGCAGATTGGTCAAATGATGTTGcttaattttctataaaagcAGTTTGACAGTAATGCCagctgcaaatcacaggttcATATGAACATACTTTTTCAGATACTGTAGGTTGTTGCTTCTTTGGTAGCAACTCATTCACAGGGGCTTTTATAGCAGATGCTCAACAAAGATAtatagataattaaaaaaaaaacattaatttaccaaaaaaaatgtataatcacTGACATAGTGACAGAAGacttatatttaacattttctaaGGAGTCTTTAGTTTCAGCACTGTCAtatgtaacagtcagaggtatAACTTTATAATATGTGACTTTGCACTTTGTGGTTCTTAGTAAAGTAAATTGCTAAACTAGAAATGTTTGGTTTTGTATAACTTAACAAGTAGAAAAAACACAGTGGCTAACAGTTGCTGTAACAGAATAGTTTTAAGCAATAAACCTGTTTCGGAAATGTTCCACACCATTAAATGtatctataaataataataaaaaagggtaCAATGTGTGgtctgtaaatttttttttttttaaatcaatggttataaaagttattacaaaaactacaaaaaccgTCAAAAATTTTTTGGGTTGCATCACACTTCCCTGTTGGTAATTGTTTTCCTATGCACACcaccaaagtgttttattcttccttAAAAACGCCACGTTGTTTTTAGTACCATATTTCCTAAGTCATTTTAAGACTCTTCCAGAcctgaatattttaaataagtattattgccctttttttccatttttttgaaacacatttaaaattatttcttataataagGGTGTTGTCCACGTTCAGTGAAATGTGAGAAATACAAAGAATTCAATCCAACGAAGCCCGAGAGCATTCATTACCACTAACATGATGAATACACTTTCGGGCAGTGAACATTTTCAGTACTAGAAGGGATGTATCCCTAAGCAACCCGCTCAAATCAATGCAAGCAATGCAATGTAAGTTGGTAAATGAAAGAACATTCTCTTTCCCTTTAAATTCAGCTAGAAAAATTGCTTAGTACAAGGTTGAATAAAAGACATCCCGGAAAGAGAATGTCCCTTATCTGTATCTCCATCCAATGAATTTATCTGAACATTATTTATTCCCAGCAACAATTCCAAATCCACAAGTCCTTTGAAACAAGACATTCCTCAGCAATCTGCCTGTTTCCTCAATGCGAGGCTTGGTTTGCTTTTTTCAGGTGGCAAGTGCACACAGGTGCCTGACTTTTACCGGTTGTGGACGTGCTTGGCTTGGGTTCCTCCTTCTTCTTCACGTCCTCCTTCTGCACCTCTACCTCCTCCACGTCTTCTGCTTTCTGCACCTCCTTTGGTTTTGGTCTGGGATCTTTCCCCTCTTTTTCGCCGACTAGAGCTTTAGACGGAGCACGTGTATAGCTGGTGGTGACTGTGTGGGGCGCCATCAGGCTTTGCTCTACCCCCTTGTTTGGTACAGTCATGTACTTCCTGGGAGTTTGTTTCTTGGGTGGATAGTAGGCTTCGAGTTTACGCTTGTGGCTCATAGCTGAGGCACAACAGGCAATGAAGATGATGACAATGAGAAGCGACATCACAACGATGATGAGGAGCATATTTTCACGCAGGAAGTCCACCACGTCATGAAACAGGAAGTACTTAATACGGATAAAGGTGGTAGTAATGCTAAGGATAGGCGTTGGTGAGGGTGAAGGTACATGGGTGGCGTGGGATGTTGGGAAAATCAGTTCCTGTTCATCTCCACTGCCTTCCATGGACGTATTAAAAGGAAACGCCATAGTAGAGCAGCTCCAAAAGGCAAAGAGGAGCCCGAAGGCAAGATGTGGGCACATGGACGACATGGCAACGTTACACctggaaaaagagaaaaagatgcATGGATTAAGGATTTATCAGATATATGTACAAAAAATTGCATTATCAGCTCAGCAATATAATAATTggacttactgtatttaaaatgtgtttaatttacaCATATAAAATGCTACATCATTAAAACAACACTTTATGTTGGATCTGCTGTGAACAACATGTGCGTCACTGGCTGTGGATATATATTTGCCTAACTACCAGATACATCCAacgctttttattttttttccatcatacTTACTTTGAAGTGGAAACTCTGTCTTTCCTTACTTAACATAAACAGCTGacactaaataaaaatcagtacaTACACAGAATGTGTTGGACAATATCTGCTATTCTCTGAAAATGGGAAGTGGAAGCAATACTTTGTGGCTTCTCtgcttcctctttttctttggAGACCAACCTTTGCATTTTTAGATTACAGAAAAGGTGAATATTATTAGACCAGATATGATGACCAACTAGTAATCAAAAATTTATGATTAAACAGAAAGGAAATGACTAATATTAGCTTTAAACTACACCAAACCTCCTTCCTTCAAATTTCTACACAAGGTAAAAACCGTTCTTGGTACTTgattatttcactttttttagtCAACAAACCAGAGAACACTACAGTACATAGGCCAgagttatttaattaaaatttgtaaAGGTCCAATTTCATAAAATTCCTTGTAAAGGTCTACATAAATGACTATGAGGACTAAAATCTGGCATTATTGTTAATGCTTCATCATTAGTGATTAgtgaatcattttttttcttgttgttggtctttcatcTGCTCCCACAATGCTTCACTGTGTGTATGGTTTCCACAAGGTGATAAACAGTGTTGAGTTCCTACAAAACGTAGACCAAATACCTTTTTCTccatacttttattttactcaCTCAATATTTCTTCAGTAACATTTGATCAGTAAAGGCTTTGATCTCCGCACTTTGGGTAATGGCATTCAGGTGAATGACTTCTCTGATCTTGGCTGTGGTTTTCTCTAAGGTCCTTTAAAGTTACCCAAGGACCAAAGGGTACACTTTTGACTAGTGCCCTCCTGACATGTACAATGTTATTGTCTTGAATACGTGGACAAAATTCACAAGGCAAACGTCATGGTTGCCATATTCTTTCCATTTTAAATGGAATAGATTTAATGGATTTGATCATACTCTGTAGGGTGTTCAAATGATGAAATAGCCAAAACCCAATTGCACCAGCACTTTGTcacagatcttttttttaatatgcctATGTTTGTCATGATGCTgtttgctttatatatatatatatatatatatatatatatatatatatatatatatatatatatatatatatatatatacaccaagTATATAGAGGagattaaatgaaaaacatctaTCTGTTAACATATTTGCAGtggttttttttctcatgtgttAAATCTATTTTAGCTACAGCAGCCATTACTTATTCAGGGTGGAGATGGAGCAAGTCAAGGCCTGGTTTGTAATTTTTTCCAATTGCCTGCTTCACCCACTCACCACACTAAAAAGAGTAGGCCATGTAAGACAGGCAGAAAAACAGATCAACAATTTATCTCTAGATGGTGTAGGTGGTGTAAAGTAATACACAGATTTCAgcgaaaaacaataaaataaattttaaaaatcatttgtttTCTCGAAATTATGCAAACAAAATGCTTCTAAAACTGTAGgaggtttaaatatatatacagtatatatacagtacatgacatgTGGGGTATGGAAAGTTTGGatgatttttttctgctttctttgccctcacacttttttattttctttttcagacaGATAGTGAGACAGCTGGACAAAGTCAGAGAGAACACACTGTGGGAGACTCGCTCTTAGCCTGTATTTTCTTGCTATTTTAGTTCAGCTGTAATAAACCAGACCAGAGGATCTATTTCTGCTCTCCAAACCAAACTCCGGTCCAACCACCATGCACTGCAAAAGAGCTAAGCACAGCtgctgtgttgttgtttgttttctgaTTAAATCCCAGAAATCCCTGTCTATAATTTCTATACACCCTTAACATGTGCATACTCATATAATGTAATGCATTAGAGACATTATTTGATAATTTCTGTTGTGGCAACTAATGTGACTAATAATGAAGTGTAGTTTCAGGTTTGGTGAAAAGAGGAATTTGAAGTTGAACTTCTCAGGTCAAACTATAGTTCATTCCAGAAATAATGTGGTTTAGACACTTAAACCAatataactcaaataaaacaaatgccaaagggtttttttttcttttaatgagaAATCTTtatgctgatttttttcttcttcgaaAAACAGTATCTACATTTCTTGTCCATTAATTAGCCATAAAGACCATGTAAGATATAAACCAGATCCTAATGAGAGGTTTGCTGTGGATCTAATGTGTGGGTGTCTCCTGCATGTTGACGACATACCAACCGTCTAAAACCAGAGGAAAGAATCGAGCGAAATTACATGCTGGAATTTTCAGCTCTGTCATTCCAGGCTAATCTGAGTGTGGGGCATGTGGCTTAGTTCAGAAAGGAGATGAAGGCCTACTCTTCTTCAAAGCACAGGATGATGTGCATGGGTGCAGAAATAGAGAGGAAATGAAGTCGTACTGTTATTCATTAggagtttaaataaattattaaatgtagGTCATGAAAAAAGGCAGGTATGGTCACAGAATATTCCTTCGTAAAATCTCCTTAAAGTGATATCTACAGGTGTCTTAACATGGAGGAATTAATATTTCACGAGAGATCTTATAGAAGAGAATTGATGTTTTTGCATGTTAATTCAATTAGAAGATTATTAGAATTGTTATTCAGGGAAGTTATCccgaaaaaaatatataattctaagATGAAAAGAACAATTCTGCAATTGAACTCAAAAGAAAGATCTTCGAAGAGTGAGTtaacttaaaatataaatataagttCAATTCCACATATGGCAAAGCTGCAACTATAAAAGTAAAGTAACTCATCTGACTCGAACGCTATGGCTCACCCAATGAGTTTTTTTCGCTCTCAACCCAAGAGAAGAACATAATCCAGGCCAAAGGCATTGTTCAACAGGGGGGTAACACAGTaagatataaattataaaaacattctATGTGCACAATACTTTTCCAGgatatttatagttttatatttatagaaCAACGACAGGTTTGAAGGTTTGACACGGGCGTATCAATATAGCATATACCATATGTTGCCTTGTGAGCTAGGTGGATTAggcttttatactgtatatgagttaACCTGTGGTAGTTAGTGTTTTATATATGAGGTCAAATGTAAAAGGTTATTAAGAAAGTTAACCCAAGAGAAGTTTTCATTCTAATCAACTGAAAGAATATAAAAGGATTGAAAATATGTATATGTAATTTGTATAAAGtgtataaagtttaaaaaaaaaaaaaacttaataaaccCGCATTGTGCATGCTGATCCACAGTCAAATCTGCCCTTTAAATAAGAGCAAGTCATCAGCcaactcaaataaaaaaaaaaaaatccacttacTGATGTGCAGACAGATGTTCTTTCTGTTGTCAGCGGAGATTCCCAATCTCCCTCCGGTGCACAAGAGaatttaaaaggaaagaaagaaagaaagaaagaaagtgaggaGGACCAGCTGCCTCTGTGCTGCACTGAGAGTGGTACAGCAGCTTGAGCCTATGTGTAGGCTtcaccaggaaaaaaaagattagttaGGACAAAGTAAGGTTTTTCATTTGTGTGGTGAACATCTCGTTCCCTCCTTCCCTCCTATTTTCTCCTCCTTTTCCAGCAGTGTGGCGGCCTGGTTTTGTTGCTTACGGTGATGAATCCACAGAGCATGATACAGAAATCTGTTCGTTTTAAACAAgtatgagaatttttttttaaaaagggggatatttatttaataaacaattatcGACAAATCTTGTTAAAAATCCAGCTGTTGGTAAAGCAGCTTCATCTCACactgaaaaagaagagaaatccaagttttattttaaaaataataaaataataaattatgtgtgtgtgttcttattGACACCCCACGAACTTATAGTGAACACAATGTGACTGAAAtatgttttccatttaaatgttGATTTGATTAGAACATGTAGGAAACTTTAAGCTTTTATCCATGACTTCTTAATTTAC encodes:
- the tmem119a gene encoding transmembrane protein 119; the encoded protein is MSSMCPHLAFGLLFAFWSCSTMAFPFNTSMEGSGDEQELIFPTSHATHVPSPSPTPILSITTTFIRIKYFLFHDVVDFLRENMLLIIVVMSLLIVIIFIACCASAMSHKRKLEAYYPPKKQTPRKYMTVPNKGVEQSLMAPHTVTTSYTRAPSKALVGEKEGKDPRPKPKEVQKAEDVEEVEVQKEDVKKKEEPKPSTSTTGKSQAPVCTCHLKKANQASH